A genomic stretch from Longimicrobium sp. includes:
- a CDS encoding methyl-accepting chemotaxis protein codes for SLGERAESIGKIVETIDDIADQTNLLALNAAIEAARAGDAGRGFSVVADEVRKLAEGAAAAASRTVSVVGEMQKEIDRTVSRIEQSAAEVSDTTGRTREVGEALDTIFRALEAAEARVLALHADTHRIAGRVRETTDVLGNVAAVAEENAAAAEEMAALAEQLEAMMTTVAELAGSRDGASPAEVETLSALAGRLRDLVAAFRVGEPEAPARPAKVRVPLLVGADA; via the coding sequence TCGCTCGGCGAGCGCGCCGAGAGCATCGGCAAGATCGTGGAGACCATCGACGACATCGCCGACCAGACGAACTTGCTGGCGCTGAACGCGGCCATCGAGGCGGCGCGCGCGGGCGACGCGGGGCGCGGCTTCTCGGTGGTGGCCGACGAGGTGCGCAAGCTGGCCGAGGGCGCCGCGGCGGCCGCCTCGCGCACGGTGTCGGTGGTGGGGGAGATGCAGAAGGAGATCGACCGCACCGTCTCGCGCATCGAGCAGAGCGCCGCCGAGGTGAGCGACACCACCGGCCGCACGCGCGAGGTGGGCGAGGCGCTCGACACCATCTTCCGCGCGCTGGAAGCCGCCGAGGCGCGGGTGCTGGCGCTGCACGCCGACACGCACCGCATCGCCGGGCGGGTGCGCGAGACCACGGACGTGCTGGGGAACGTGGCCGCCGTGGCCGAGGAGAACGCCGCCGCGGCCGAGGAGATGGCGGCGCTGGCCGAGCAGCTCGAGGCGATGATGACCACCGTGGCCGAGCTCGCCGGCTCGCGCGACGGCGCCTCGCCGGCGGAGGTGGAGACGCTGAGCGCGCTGGCCGGGCGGCTGCGCGACCTGGTGGCCGCCTTCCGCGTGGGCGAGCCGGAGGCGCCCGCCCGCCCCGCGAAGGTGCGGGTCCCGCTGCTCGTCGGCGCCGACGCGTAA